One Epidermidibacterium keratini DNA segment encodes these proteins:
- a CDS encoding MarR family winged helix-turn-helix transcriptional regulator: MAGDGDVADEPDLGALLARLLPRLAALEAPILQAEGLSMWEYAIVTELASGDAVSQVELSARTRRDPTRLGRHLDDLAARSIVVRERSADGRQRTVRLTKQGRAAYSRVKQAIRQIEDDLLTASLSAADARRLRQILARLVALD, from the coding sequence TTGGCCGGTGACGGTGACGTTGCTGACGAGCCGGATCTCGGTGCGCTCTTGGCCCGGCTGCTACCCCGTCTGGCCGCGCTCGAGGCGCCGATCCTGCAGGCCGAAGGCCTTTCGATGTGGGAGTACGCGATCGTCACCGAGCTGGCCTCTGGCGACGCGGTCTCGCAGGTTGAGCTGTCTGCGCGCACCCGCCGTGACCCGACCCGGCTCGGCCGGCATCTCGATGACCTCGCCGCCCGGAGCATTGTCGTCCGGGAGCGTTCTGCGGACGGGCGCCAGCGCACCGTGCGCCTCACCAAGCAGGGGCGGGCGGCGTACTCGCGCGTGAAGCAGGCCATCCGTCAGATCGAGGACGACCTGCTCACCGCCTCGCTGTCGGCGGCCGACGCGCGGCGCCTCCGGCAGATCCTCGCGCGCCTTGTCGCTCTCGACTGA
- a CDS encoding LysR family transcriptional regulator, translating into MELQQLRYVLAVAEHRNFTRAAEQCFVAQSALSHQVKALEKELGVTLFARTSRRVDVTAAGEAFLPAAQACLDAAARAASDAAGAVGQIRGPLRIGAIPTVTALDLPAVLGRFRAAHPQVQISLAVGASEQMQDDLEAGRLDVALLGLAAQTPPYTAHRVLDRHRLTAIVSTAHRLAGRRRVRLADLVDEPFVDFPVGSSGRAQSELAFAAAGLVRTVAFEATTADLMLGLVEHNLAVAMLAPGVVPAAAPVVRIAVTDGPERLEYLAWNEFNPSPAARAFLDLAH; encoded by the coding sequence ATGGAGCTACAACAGCTGCGCTATGTGCTGGCCGTCGCCGAGCACCGCAACTTCACCCGAGCCGCCGAGCAGTGCTTCGTCGCGCAGTCGGCGCTGAGCCACCAGGTCAAGGCGCTGGAGAAAGAGCTCGGGGTCACTCTGTTTGCGCGGACGAGCCGCCGCGTTGACGTCACCGCGGCAGGCGAGGCCTTCTTGCCGGCCGCCCAGGCATGCCTCGACGCTGCCGCTCGTGCCGCCTCGGACGCCGCAGGGGCGGTCGGGCAGATTCGCGGCCCGCTGCGAATCGGCGCGATCCCCACGGTGACCGCGCTCGATCTCCCCGCCGTACTCGGGCGGTTTCGCGCCGCCCACCCGCAGGTGCAGATCTCACTCGCGGTGGGAGCCAGCGAGCAGATGCAGGACGACCTGGAGGCCGGCCGGCTCGACGTCGCACTGCTCGGACTTGCCGCGCAGACCCCGCCATACACGGCGCATCGCGTGCTGGATCGGCACCGGCTCACCGCGATCGTCAGTACGGCGCACCGCCTGGCCGGGCGGCGCCGGGTGCGCCTGGCCGACCTCGTCGACGAGCCGTTCGTCGACTTCCCGGTCGGCAGCTCTGGACGCGCGCAGTCCGAGCTGGCGTTTGCCGCGGCCGGGTTGGTGCGCACGGTCGCCTTCGAGGCCACAACCGCCGATCTCATGCTGGGGCTGGTCGAGCACAACCTCGCGGTCGCCATGTTGGCGCCGGGCGTCGTACCGGCCGCTGCCCCGGTGGTGCGTATCGCGGTGACCGATGGACCCGAGCGGCTCGAGTACCTGGCCTGGAACGAGTTCAACCCCAGCCCGGCCGCGCGCGCCTTCCTCGACCTCGCACACTGA
- a CDS encoding EamA family transporter, whose protein sequence is MNLRLILATATAPIVWGTTYAVTTELLPPGHPLFAGLMRALPAGLVAIALTRVLPRGDWWWKTLVLGALNIGMFFPLLFLTAERLPGGVAATLGAIQPLAVAALAAGLLGERVTSWRIGWGVMGVVGVALVVLGPAARLDLVGVLAGLGGALSMAFGVVLSKKWGRPAGVSAMGYAGWLLTAGGLVLAIPTLVFEGLPAELSGAAYGGYLWLGLVGGLIAYTLWFRGIGVLPAAPTAMLGILSPLTATALGVLVLGERLSWVQGLGVAVAITALLASQLPGPRSGPYGGRPSRADRTISSATVPS, encoded by the coding sequence ATGAACTTGCGCCTCATCCTCGCGACCGCGACCGCTCCCATCGTCTGGGGTACGACGTACGCCGTCACCACCGAGCTGCTGCCACCCGGCCACCCGCTCTTTGCCGGGCTCATGCGTGCGCTGCCCGCGGGCCTGGTCGCCATCGCCCTGACCCGGGTGCTCCCGCGCGGCGACTGGTGGTGGAAGACGCTCGTACTCGGCGCGCTCAACATCGGTATGTTCTTTCCGCTGCTGTTCCTGACCGCTGAGCGCCTCCCCGGCGGCGTCGCCGCCACGCTCGGCGCGATCCAGCCCCTGGCAGTGGCCGCGCTCGCCGCCGGACTGCTCGGCGAACGCGTCACTTCGTGGCGCATCGGGTGGGGTGTGATGGGTGTCGTCGGTGTCGCGCTCGTCGTTCTGGGACCGGCTGCCCGGCTTGATCTGGTCGGCGTACTCGCCGGCCTCGGCGGCGCGCTGTCTATGGCCTTCGGCGTGGTGCTGTCCAAGAAGTGGGGACGGCCTGCGGGCGTGAGTGCGATGGGGTACGCCGGCTGGCTGCTGACTGCCGGCGGGCTGGTCCTTGCGATCCCGACGCTGGTCTTCGAAGGCCTGCCGGCCGAGCTGAGCGGCGCGGCGTACGGCGGCTACCTGTGGCTGGGTCTGGTCGGGGGCCTGATCGCCTACACGCTCTGGTTCCGGGGTATCGGCGTACTGCCGGCCGCACCCACCGCGATGCTAGGGATCCTCTCACCGCTGACGGCCACGGCCCTTGGTGTGCTGGTGCTCGGCGAGCGGCTGAGCTGGGTGCAGGGCCTCGGCGTGGCCGTCGCGATCACCGCGCTGCTGGCCAGCCAGCTGCCCGGTCCGCGCAGTGGTCCATATGGCGGTCGGCCCAGCCGCGCGGATCGGACGATCTCCAGCGCGACGGTCCCGAGCTAG
- a CDS encoding flavin-containing monooxygenase, with amino-acid sequence MRQPPVLDATDREAMHRKYAVEREKRLRSDGIRQWRALDGIVASADTDPFTAVMPRETVHDHVEFLFIGGGFAGLTICARLKEAGFDDFRILEAGGDFGGVWYWNRFPGAMCDTAAMVYLPLLEETGHMPSAKYVHGPEILAHAQRIGRHYDLYPHALFSTHLESLTWDESASRWIVRTREGDKFTATTVAMGTGPLNRPHLPGIPGIETYQGEAFHTARWDFNVTGGDWDGGVMTRLADKRVGIIGTGATAVQCIPQLGRDSGELFVFQRTPSAVDVRGNHPIDPQWYAALEPGWQAKWLRNFVQLQATGLAEEDLVHDGWTDGAKRIVARMLASDKPPAELTHADFMAAYHDSDDEQMTRIRARVDEIVEDPQTAQQLKAWYRQYCKRPCFHDDYLPTYNRPNVHLVDTDGRGVERIDETGVWVDGVHYELDVIVYASGFEFNSEYTFKSGLEVYGRDGRTLTETWAEGMQTFQGMHIHGFPNLFIIGHAQGSALLSNITSNYTDQGFTIAAILGHLRASGARTVEASAAAQAAWVESVLTVPKGIVGGPDCTPGYYNNEGQHEGRRERLNSGRFPGGSLAFFDYVADWRTNGRFEGLEFDGAAVPPSG; translated from the coding sequence GTGAGGCAGCCACCCGTGCTCGATGCGACTGACCGCGAGGCCATGCACCGCAAGTACGCCGTCGAGCGCGAGAAGCGGTTGCGCTCGGATGGGATCCGGCAGTGGCGCGCACTCGACGGGATCGTCGCGAGCGCCGACACCGACCCTTTCACCGCCGTCATGCCGCGCGAGACAGTGCACGATCACGTCGAGTTTCTCTTTATCGGTGGCGGTTTTGCCGGTCTCACGATCTGCGCGCGGCTCAAGGAGGCCGGCTTCGACGACTTCCGGATCCTGGAGGCCGGAGGTGACTTCGGCGGCGTCTGGTACTGGAACCGTTTCCCCGGCGCCATGTGCGACACGGCGGCGATGGTCTATCTGCCGCTGCTCGAGGAGACCGGGCACATGCCGTCGGCCAAGTACGTGCACGGACCAGAGATCCTCGCACACGCGCAGCGCATCGGCCGCCACTACGACCTCTACCCGCACGCGCTGTTCAGCACGCATCTCGAATCGCTCACCTGGGACGAGAGCGCATCGCGGTGGATCGTGCGGACCCGCGAGGGCGACAAGTTCACCGCCACGACGGTCGCCATGGGGACCGGCCCGCTCAACCGTCCACACTTGCCAGGTATACCTGGGATCGAGACTTACCAAGGCGAGGCGTTTCACACCGCGCGCTGGGACTTCAACGTCACCGGCGGTGACTGGGACGGCGGCGTGATGACCCGGCTCGCTGACAAGCGCGTCGGAATCATCGGCACCGGGGCCACTGCCGTGCAGTGCATCCCGCAGCTCGGTCGCGACAGCGGCGAGCTGTTCGTCTTCCAGCGCACGCCGTCGGCGGTCGACGTACGCGGCAACCATCCCATCGACCCGCAGTGGTACGCCGCTCTGGAGCCGGGCTGGCAGGCGAAGTGGCTACGTAACTTCGTGCAGCTGCAGGCGACCGGGCTCGCTGAGGAAGACCTCGTCCACGACGGCTGGACCGACGGCGCGAAACGCATCGTCGCGCGGATGCTCGCCTCGGACAAACCGCCCGCAGAACTCACCCACGCGGACTTCATGGCGGCGTACCACGACTCTGACGACGAGCAGATGACCAGGATCCGCGCGCGGGTCGACGAGATCGTCGAGGATCCGCAGACCGCGCAGCAGCTGAAGGCGTGGTATCGGCAGTACTGCAAGCGGCCGTGCTTCCACGACGACTACCTGCCGACGTACAACCGGCCCAACGTGCATCTGGTCGACACCGACGGCCGGGGCGTCGAGCGGATCGACGAGACCGGAGTGTGGGTCGACGGGGTGCACTACGAGCTCGACGTGATCGTCTATGCCAGCGGTTTTGAGTTCAATTCGGAGTACACGTTCAAGTCGGGGCTGGAGGTCTACGGACGTGATGGCCGCACCCTGACCGAGACGTGGGCCGAGGGCATGCAGACGTTCCAGGGCATGCACATCCATGGCTTCCCCAACCTCTTCATCATCGGCCACGCCCAAGGCTCGGCGCTGCTGTCGAACATCACGAGCAACTACACCGACCAGGGCTTCACCATCGCCGCGATCCTGGGGCACCTTCGCGCTAGCGGCGCCCGCACCGTCGAGGCATCCGCCGCCGCGCAGGCCGCGTGGGTCGAGTCCGTGCTCACCGTCCCCAAGGGCATCGTCGGCGGGCCGGACTGCACCCCCGGCTACTACAACAACGAGGGACAGCACGAAGGCCGTCGCGAGCGGCTCAACTCCGGGCGCTTCCCCGGCGGGTCACTCGCGTTCTTCGATTACGTGGCCGACTGGCGCACGAACGGCCGCTTCGAGGGCCTGGAGTTCGACGGCGCCGCGGTTCCCCCGTCTGGCTGA
- the denD gene encoding D-erythronate dehydrogenase — MRIVITGGHGFLGRAVCDELLRRGGLAGQPITEIVLADRAAGTEVPQARSVLGDLHETLPRVFAEPVDAVIHLAAAVSGESEADLDLGLRANVDLTRGVLDAARAQQAAGGPTVRLFFASSVAVYGADAALPLPDAVTEATYPQPQNSYGAEKVVCEGLIADYTRRGLIDGRVARLMTVSVRPGKPNAAASGFLSGIIREPLAGVPAVCPVDPAQRVVISSPRRTVEGIIAMLEAERGTASGQLTGRLPVNLPGLSVTVADMIDGLRRVAGDAVADLVSVQRDPAIEAIVADWPPRFDNTRAAALGLQPDASIDSVIEQYLADHHSQTK, encoded by the coding sequence ATGCGGATCGTGATCACCGGTGGGCATGGGTTTCTTGGCCGAGCAGTGTGCGATGAGTTGCTGCGCCGCGGCGGGTTGGCCGGTCAGCCGATCACCGAGATCGTGCTCGCTGACCGCGCGGCCGGCACGGAGGTGCCGCAGGCGAGGTCGGTGCTTGGTGACCTGCACGAGACGCTGCCGCGGGTCTTTGCCGAGCCGGTCGACGCGGTCATCCACCTGGCCGCGGCGGTGTCCGGGGAGAGCGAGGCCGACCTCGATCTCGGCCTGCGCGCCAACGTCGACCTGACACGCGGCGTACTCGACGCGGCGCGTGCACAACAGGCAGCCGGTGGGCCGACCGTGCGGCTGTTCTTTGCCTCCAGCGTGGCGGTGTACGGCGCAGACGCAGCGCTCCCGCTGCCCGATGCGGTCACCGAAGCGACGTACCCGCAGCCGCAGAACTCCTACGGTGCCGAGAAAGTTGTCTGCGAGGGCCTCATCGCCGACTACACGCGCCGTGGACTCATCGACGGCCGCGTCGCCCGGCTCATGACCGTCAGCGTGCGGCCGGGCAAACCCAACGCCGCGGCGTCCGGGTTCCTGTCCGGGATCATCCGCGAGCCGCTGGCCGGCGTACCCGCGGTGTGCCCTGTTGACCCGGCCCAGCGGGTGGTGATCAGTTCGCCGCGTCGCACCGTCGAAGGAATCATCGCGATGCTCGAGGCGGAGCGAGGTACGGCGTCGGGTCAGCTCACCGGGCGGCTGCCGGTCAACTTGCCCGGGCTGTCGGTCACGGTCGCCGACATGATCGACGGACTGCGGCGCGTCGCCGGTGATGCAGTCGCGGACCTGGTGAGCGTGCAACGTGACCCGGCCATCGAGGCGATCGTCGCGGACTGGCCGCCGCGCTTCGACAACACCCGCGCCGCCGCCCTCGGCCTGCAACCGGACGCGAGCATCGACTCGGTGATAGAGCAGTATCTTGCCGACCACCACAGCCAGACGAAGTGA